Below is a genomic region from Medicago truncatula cultivar Jemalong A17 chromosome 3, MtrunA17r5.0-ANR, whole genome shotgun sequence.
CCTTATCGGACTAGCTCTGATCATTGGTCTACGTCCGCTGTTCCTCAACCGCTTCCACTTCCTGAGTCACCGTTGACCACCCGACGACCCGATCATCATGCTGCCGCCTTACCTTTTTCCAGGTGATCatttaatttcttctatttaattatttgtttagtTAATTTAGTTATTTCAGTTAAGGTGCTAATTAACTAGGATTATGTATGTAATCTCCTTATGAAACTAGTGTATCCCGTGAAAGATTTCACGGTGTAGAGAAATAAATGATTAGGTGTGAAATTCTGACACGGCACTTGCTACTAATTAGGATTGTGTTCAACtacctttttttaatatgcgtaatttgatcattttttcTTAGAGAAATGCTAGGAACACTCACTTTCTAGCACAAACGCTTTTATTTGATGTAGATCTCGCACTTTAGAAATAGTTTTTATATAGAGTGGTGAGACTCACTGGAGTTTCATCAAATAAAAGACTGTGTTAAAAAGAGTGTGTTCCTACTTACTAACATTCCTCTTTTGCTTACCATTCGTTCATGATTGATTATTTATATAAACTATGAGTTAGTTGTGTTGCATAGGATGTAGTTTTGTtgtgttaattttgtttttcactcAAATATCAGAAAGTCGGCGGATCATGATACTGTGAGAAGTTTAAGGTCTTCCAGCAATTTGGGCAGACATTTTTTTAACACAGTGACTGGAAATGCAAAGAGTGATTTGAGAGTGAATATTCCGCCTACCAGAGGCTTGGTGTCAAGTGAGTTCTTCTCCTCCAAATTTGCTGCATGATCTCATGAATTATGTATATGAGATATTTCTTATTgagaaatattattttgatatcaaaatcaacaaatgGTTACCACACTTCAAATATGTGGTTAATTATGTTAAGTGGATGGTTAATGAATATAAGAGGTGTTGCAACTTGTTAACGATCCTCAACATAATTAACCACAATTTTAAATGCTGTTAAAAACGTTTTTCAAGTGTATATTTGAACACAATTTGGATGGTTaatgaatatatatgtatatttgaaCACCTGCAAGTAGTAGTCAATGAAGTTCAAGATCGTGGTTAATTGTTTTCAGTGAATGATTAATGAGTTGTGACACCTTGTTATATTGATTAACCATCTGTGTAACATAATTAACCACTTTTTATGCTAACCATTTAAGTTGTCGaattttgatgtcaaatttgTGCGTCAAATGTTTTACCTTTTACACATTTGAGCTGTCCACTGTTTTACCTTTCTCCTGTTGTTAATTTATACAGGCAATAGTTCTTGTAAAGATACTAGAAAACACTCTCATGATAATGACTGTGAAGGTATTTCCAACTCAAAATTGCAATTTGCTGCCAAGAGTGCCCCAAACAGCATATTCTCCAGTCCTGTTACCAGTCCGCGCCGATTAAGCAGTGTTGATTTACTTGATCCTTCTATCATTCTTCCTCAAGATTTTAATGACATGTTCAGAGTGTTGCCTGCTAAAACTGCTCATAGTCCAGACTTGTCTCCTCGTCGTAGCTTTGGGAACCACAGTCCTGCTAACCACCACCGCCACACTATTCAAGGGGGTTCTCAGCAGCACTCTAAATTTTGCACCAGAGTGTGGCCTGAAAATAACCATTTAGATGCACATCCATTACCCCTTCCACCTAGAGCTTCACCACAGCCACAACAATCACCTGCACATCAGTCAAGTGTCACGATGAATCACTCAACAGAAAACATCCATTCGATGAAGGGTCATTGGCAGAAAGGAAAACTTATTGGACGGGGATCGTTTGGAAGTGTTTATCATGCAACAAACCTGTATGCAGACATTTTTCTGTTCATTGAGTCTAGTCTACTTTAAAGTTTTTCCTTTCTGCAGTTACTCATGTAGATTCCTGTTTTTCTAACAGAGAGACCGGAGCCTCATGTGCACTAAAAGAGGTGGATCTGGTTCCTGATGATCCTAAATCTACTGACTGCATAAAGCAACTCGATCAGGTTCTTCTTCCAAAATCCTAATATTCTGATTTTACTTTGTTCAAAACTAGAGACAGCAATATTATGCTGATATTAAAAGTATTACATCATGGTCAACTCCAGTCTCCATAGCACTGTTTAATTTGCCATGACTATTTCTCTTCAATGAAATATTGATTTAGCCAAGTTACCACTTCAGGTTAACTGCCAATATGAAAGGaatactttcttttcttttttaaaactttgtATTTATAGTACTTTCATCAAGCTTATGATTTGTTTCCATCCTCCACCTCTATCATAAGTGAATCCATGTCAGTGTGTTGTGTTTTCCAGTTCAATGTTGTGATAATTACAACAGATAATCCTAGATTTGTTTAATAAAGAAAAAGCAAAGTAATTGAGTAGAAAACACACTTAGACAGATAGAGGTGTTACAATAAAactatacaaacaaacaaaaaatctttCAATTACACTGTTGGTACTTAGTTAGTACAGTTCACACAAACACATACACAACAAGTAATAACCTCAGTAATAAGATTATTTTTCTACCTAACATAGAAGCCAAATTATTGTGCATTACATGTCGGTACAATTTCTTAAGTTCTTTGAGTTACAGCTCATTTTTTCGTAGAATCTTGTCTCCTTTTCTCACTGAAATACAATCTTTGTACACATTTTCAAATTGAGTGACATATAGTACGTTATTCTGAATTGTCCCTACTTTCAGGAAATCAGAATTCTTGGCCAACTACACCACCCCAACATCGTGGAATATTATGGCAGTGAAGTAGTGAGTTCTTATTGGTTTTTCCCCCCAAGTATGCTTACACAACAATCATTATGATTGTAAATAAGATTGAATTTGTGAATCATCTTTGTTTTCAGGTTGGTGATCGATTGTGCATATATATGGAATATGTCCATCCTGGATCACTTCAGAAGTTTATGCAAGACCATTGTGGGGTTATGACAGAATCTGTGGTTCGCAATTTTACGAGGCATATTCTCTCTGGACTGGCGTACTTACACAGTACCAAGACTATCCACAGGTAACAATTATATCTGCTAAATTGTGCCAATATAcctcattttatttctttgaatGATGACAAGTTGATACTAGTTAAAGTCATGTCATACAACCATATAAACCGACAAAGTATGTTCAAATTAGGTGGGTCGGTTACATAGATCAAATAACACCATAACATCCTATAATGAATAATTCCTAATACCTAACCATTTGAAATCAAATTTCTCGGACTATGCTTCAGCTGATCTACCCTCATTGCTGTTGCATTTGTGGGTCTCCTCCACACATTACCAAACCACCAAATTGaaattttactttcttttttaaataatagcTGCTACCTCAACATTCTTCTGTTGATTGTATTCTTAATCTTATCTTTTAACTTGTCTTGTTTTATCCCTTATCTGTCATAACATTCTCATCTTTACAAAAATGAGCTTACTTTCTTGTTAATTCTTTACCCTAAACCCTTGAATCATAACCCTTAAATAAATGATAAGATCATATGAAATTTGTTCCTCATCTGgtaaaaaatcatctttttggTCAGATTTTTCGGAAATGAAGTCTGATCGTCTTTTCTGTATATGATTCTTAAGGGACATTAAAGGTGCAAACTTGCTGGTTGATGCATCAGGCATTGTCAAGCTTGCAGATTTTGGGGTGTCGAAAATTGTGAGTTTCAAATtctgtttttctatttacattTTAATTATGCTTGGACATATataaattgtcttttttttagaggacatATATAAATTGTCTTCTAGTGTCTCAACTTACACGTGTTAATTGGTCGACATAGTTGTAATAATTAGATTACCATTGAATCCAGggtctttttgttttgttttcctgACTTTTCTGGTAATCTTACTATTTGAACATTGTGCTCCTTTTAGCTGACAGAGAAATCATATGAACTTTCGCTGAAAGGAAGTCCCTACTGGATGGCTCCAGAGGTATTGTGTTACTCCTATTGCCTACAGGTTTTAGATGTGTAATGAGTAATGACcattttaactttaatttgTTGATTGAAGCTCATGATGGCTGCCATGAAGAATGAAACCAATCCCACTGTTGCCATGGCTGTTGATATATGGAGCTTAGGATGCACCATCATTGAAATGCTGACTGGAAAACCCCCTTGGAGCGAGTTTCCAGGGGTGAGCACATTTTCTATGCTTGTTAACTATTTTAGTCCAGGATTGTACATATTAATTCGTTAGTAATATTTAAGATCAATAGCTCCTCCACCTTTGGTTGCAAGGCAGGGTAGACATGCAACATCTTCTCTGTGGCTATTATCCTTTTCCGTTGTTTTGGCGTGtattttcataagaaaaaagatCAGAAGGAAAACTACTTGTGTTATACATCATATTATGCATGGGTTTCTCCCATTATATTGAATTGTTTGCTggtcttcctttttttttaaaatgttaatgtACATCTTAAGTTGATTATCCTTTCACGTGTCTAAGAAGGCATTTGATTGAATTCCTTGTGTCCCTTAAATGAACTTTTGCTACTTGATAATTTAATGGCTTGTTTGTATTCTGTTTATCAGCATCAAGCCATGTTCAAGGTACTGCACAGATCCCCGGACATACCCAAAACATTATCTCCAGAAGGACAAGATTTCCTTGAGCAGTGTTTTCAAAGGAATCCTGCAGATCGACCATCCGCAGCGGTGCTTCTAACACATCCATTTGTACAAAATTTGCATGAACAAGATGTTATAGTTCATTCACACGGCTGTCATAAGGAAGACACCGTAGTTTATTCACAAGGCTGCCCTAAGGAAGACACCGGCCCCAGAGTAAGTGCTAGTTATATTTAAACACATTGATCGTGGACTAATGACAATCATTATGAATAAATTGATGATTAGCCGATGAGACATTGTCTTATAGTTTCTTTTGTAGGATGAATCGCGTAAACACAGTCCAGGGCACGGTTCAAAACATAGCCGTGGTGTGGTGCCATCCTCCTTTCGTGCACgaattttttgcaaatttcaaaacTTAATCGGGTAACGTTTTGGTCACTTTGCTGTTAGTATTTCACGAAATGATATCTGGGTACTGTATTGACATCATTCTCTTTGTTACTTTGTTTATGACAGTGACACTTCCAAAAAAGCTGATACCGAGGAATCCAAACACATTAGATCTTCTCCTGTATCTCCTTGCTCGCTGACCGATGATAACAGTCCTCAATCTCCCTTTAAATCTAGTAACCGCAATTGTATGACCGTTACCAAATCCTCCAACATACCCTTCGCCATTATGAGAATCGTGAAGCACCTATGAAGCATGACATCAGCTGAGATTTCACTTACAGTGAGACAGGGACCAGTCCATAAACCTCAGTAGTATCATAGTCTTGCTGGTTATATTGGTACTTCCCATTGCAGGATTGTAGAAGCTAgaaattcacaaaaataaatagaagagGCGACTCGCATTCATTTGAAGTTATTGTTATGTATGTACATGAGAAGGCTAGGTTAGAGACCTATTAGTTGAACCTACTCCACGAAAGAAAATCAcatgtaaaatttaatttagggttaatatgttTTTACCCCTTATAATTTGGGTGAGTTCCGATttacccctgtaaaaaaaaattagattccaaccctgtaaTTTAAGATTCTTCGTTTTAGACCATGAGGCCACAAAAAGCTGACGTGGCATGTTGAGTGGCACGCTGTCTGTGCATATATGATTATGTGGCACGttgactgtataattaattttattttttatttttttaagggcaCACGTGGCATCTTgcctattttttaaaaataaaaaatgaagttatattaatttaaaaataaaaattaatttttgaaaataaaataatcgtaaaaaacaatatattttcttaaaaaataaaattctggaatttaatttaagaaaaaattaaaaataagaaaaaaaatcaggaattttgattttacgaagaaaaaaaaaattaaaaattcaggaatttttttaaataaggaaaatattttccaaactttttaatttcgaaagaaaaatctgaactttttctaattatttttgaaatacaTGAAGTTTcagaatttttcattttcgtaaaaaataattatttttttctaatattttaatttcggaaaagattttataaatattctGGAATAAAActttcgaaaaaaaatatatgatttttttttattttttgaaaaaaaatctaaatttgtttctgatttttccaatttttaaaatttcaaaaaaaatcagatttttttcttctgaatttttttctatttttaaaattaatttacagtttttttatttttaaattaatataaatgaaaataaaaaaattaaaaaacaaaattaattatacagtcatCGCGCCATATCATCCAAAAATGCTGACTCAGGGTCTAAAACGaaataatcttcaaattacaaggtctatttcaaaagaatcttcaaattacaaggtttgaatctaattttttttttacagtgtaAACCGGAACTCGCCTAAATTACAGGGGGCATACAATTTGCATTTGCACCTTTAACACTATATGGTTTGGGaggaaaaaattaaaggaaGTTGGTTGTCTAAAATCTAAGAGAAATTCTGTCATGAGTTTAAAACCACTTTGTTCCCTGGGAAGTTTAATTACTAAGCCTCATTCCATGCACGAATTACAAAGATAACGGAACTCCCTATCTTTGATAAGTTTTTAGAAGCATTCCTTTGCCTCAATCAAATTTTATTCGTACTAGGTCATCTACAATCAGATCCATCTTCTCCCTTCAATGTGATGCTAGTTTGATCCCAATAACTTGTCTCCAATAGAGCAAGGTTGTTCAAGGGTAATTGAGGATCTCCAATTAGAGATTCATATGTGGTACATAAGTATGAGAACCTACTTTTTCAGTTCTTCACCAATACCAATGGAGTTTGTCACCGTTGAAACCAAGTTCTTCCACAAGCATCAGTACACCGAGATAAATTTTGCGATCCATTTTATAACAACATATGAGATAAATGCTTAATATATTTGTGAACAGAAACCTTCTTAGTGATTTCTGGAGTTAGTATGAACGGTCAAAGCAGAATGTCCCACAGCAACTTGTATTTCAAATCacttttaaatttgatattgtTCATATCAATCTCGACCTTTTGCTTTATCATCCCATATTTGCGTGAGGGTCATCAAGAGGGATGACAAACCTTCTCCCTTCATCCATCTCCATCTTCTTGTtctttagatttaattttttgtgtcaaACATTTTGTACAATTAACATTATGTTAATGTATTATTAaatcatgttcaattaataaaattgtaaaaaaaaatgttcaattaataaaatgtgatgatttattaaattttattgtcaattttaaataatgtgattttaataatttgagttcaatcctaaaaaaatgtcaaacaaCTATATATAATTATAGAGTTTGAcctcaaataaataaatcaataaattagtagggttgaaaaataatttttcaataaattctccgccattttttaattcaactaTATACTTTGATCTACACAGTGAGAGTCTTCACTCTTCACTTTCCTTTCTTCACTATTCTGATTTCTCATTTCATCTTCCCGCGCCCAAAAAATGGGTGCAGAATCACACCATCCCCAAACCTTAATCCACAAAATCTACGCTCCATTCTCCAACGAATTCCCCTTCGCAACTCCTCTTCCTTCTCTCAAAACAAACGAACTTGAACTCGTTCGAGGCGTTTTGCGAATGCTTCAAGGGTTTTCCTCTTCTTTATTCTCATGGAATCACAATGAAAACCGTTTTCGTATCAATAATGGAGTTTACGTCACACATTTATCCCTCAAAAGTCTTCATTCGCTTCTTAATCAATTTCTTCACGCTGCCACGTGTCTTCAAATCGTTGAGATTACGGTTAAGAAAGTTGAAACTTCCATGCCGAGACCTAATCCTACTTTGAATGCGTTTGTTGCTTCTGCTTCTTCGTGGCTTAAGGTTTGATTTCTCTGAGATTCGGTTTCGGATTCGCCTTTATTGATTAttgaatttttgtgttttttattgattgaattgatttgaATTGTGGTGATGCAGCGGTTGAGGAATGTTGCGTTGAAGGAGGAAGTGTCTATGAATAATGCAGATGTTGTTTTCACTCCAACTTTGTTAGGATTCAAAAATTCTTTATCaaggtttgttttttttctaattttagatGCTAGCATAGTTAATATTTTAGTCTGTGTACGGGACAGAGTGTTAGGCGGTGAAGAACCAGCACGAACATAAGTtaagtgtagcagagatgaggatgttgtgttggatgtgtGTTAAGACTAGACCAGATTGaattagaaatgacaacattagagagagagagagagagagagaattggGGTAGAAACTAGACTTAGTTgatttgggcatgtagagaaaAGTCATGTGAACTAtgtagtaaggagagtagatcacATGGAGGATCGTCAAATCATTTGAGGCAGTGGaggacctagaaaaactatcaGAGAAACTAACTATTAAGAATAGATTATTGAGGTGGATAAAAATTGTATATGATGGAGCATTATGGGATCCATATAGCCAACCCACTTAGCGGGGGTAAGGCTTGGTTATTGTCGGTGTGTGTATTCTATCGGTTTTTGATATATTGTCTTACAGCAATTTGATGTTTTGGAAAGCTACGTTATATTTGGATAATTTTTCGAAAGGACAAAACTTAGGTCCTTTTCATATTTGCTTTTCATGTTCTTCATTTAAAATGCAGTTTTTGTGGTTATGACAAACtttggagaaaaaattgaatttaaggAAATTATAGGTagatatgaatattttaagCGAAGAACGGCATGAAGTGCACCTAAGAAAATGTACCTAAGTTTTGCCATTTTCCAAATCCCACTTGTCTTAATTTATTTCAGCGATTACGAGTTTGTGACAGTATCTGACGAACATTTGTTGACTTAGTCTTTGCTCTGGTGCTGAGTTCCTATTGCAAATAGTTCATGAGGCCATCCCTGATGTATATTTTGAGTTTGGGGCATCTGTACCTGCAGCAGACTTGGCTGTTCATGTTCTTGACTATCTTCATAAGAAGCTTGAAGAAATGTGTCTTGTACAAGGTGGCGAGGTCGTGAATCTTTTTCGTGCAGCACATTAAGcattttttatacatttttattgGTTCATGATGTCAAGTTTATAAAACCTATATTGGTAACAGGAGGAAGCTTATCTCACGGTACTTTACATGTATGTGGAAAGCTTGTTGCCATATATTGAGGGTCTTGATTCCTGGCTTTTTGACGGAATACTTGATGATCCTTCTGATCAGGTAATCATTATCGAATCTCTTGATTGCCAGGGGATGAAGAAGTTATTTCTCAAAGTTGTGTTAAAGAGTGTGATAAAAATAGCCCATGTTATATTGTTAAACTAAGAAATAACTTTCTTGATGTTTTCATCTGGTGCAAAAGTTGCTTAAAAGTGTCTATCTAACCTGTTGCGTTCTTCTAGTGATTATATTTGATTTGTGTAGCTTGAAACTCACTTAAGGGAATCATTTGCATGGAGATTTTTTAATGTACATAGCCTAAAATTACTTTTAGGTCATATTCATACTGCAATATCTTTTGTTTGTGGTTTTTGTGACCCATACTGGTTAAGAACATATTGGGTTATTTAATCTTTTCCCAAAAATGCATTTTAGCCAGCAGCTTTCTCTAGCGTATTCAATATAAAGTtttctaaacataaaataagCTAATCTAGATGCACAATACAATGTTGTATTCATCATGTCATCTATCTTTTCAGATGTTCTTTTTCGCTAATAAAGAAGTCTCAGTTGCTGAGGCTGAGTTCTGGGAGAAGAGTTGTCTAATAAGAAAGCTACAGCATCGTAAGTCAGATACCGAGTTGTCTTCCACAATTTATGCCGGTGATTCTATTCCAGCATCAAATGAGAAGAAGGAAATGGGCATGAGGGATTCCATCTCTTTGTCTAGTACAATTAAAGGAAAAGACCAGAGCGTTAGAGACTGTCCAGCTTGTCCTTTGTTTATAAAGGATTTAGCTAAGTCAATTATTTCTGCTGGAAAATCTTTGCAGCTGATGCGCCATGCCCCGAGTTCCTTAGCAGCATGTAGCAAAGGAAGTAATTTTAAGTTTGGAAGTACCAAATCCTTAAACTATGGTTTGTCTCCTTCTCATAGAGTGGCTGGGCTAACACTGTCAGAAATTTTTTCTGTGTCACTAGCTGGACTTATTGGTCATGGTGACCATGTTTGTAAATACTTTTGCCAAGATGATTGGCATGAATCTGTGTCTGTTTCTTCCTTTGTatcttatttaaatttaaatgctGAAAAAAAGGACAATCAAAACTTAACCGCTCCACCTTACTCAGAGAAGATTTGGTACAAGTTCTTGATTGATACATTATCTCAAAAAAGATCAGCTGACTTGAAGCCAAAATATGAAGACATAAATAATGGCAATGGTGATTCAAGAGGGGATAAAGTTGTTGAAGACAAATTGTTTCTCTTGAGATCATGCTTACAAAATCCCGTTATTACCGTTTGTCGAAAAACAATCGGAAACAGCAGGGATTCCTTGAAAACATTGAATTTATCTCGAAAATTCTGCTTGCCTTCTTTAAATGACGAGGGTTTAAGAAAGGCTATATTTGGTGGAGAAAGTACATCATTTTCAGATAGTGAAGGAACAAACTATACTTTTGGTTTTCAGTATGATGAATCCAAATTCATTCACTCACAGGATAAGAGAAAGCTGTTAGAAACACTGTTTCCTTTTCCCACCATTTTGCCTGCAGTTCAGGTATTTCTACTGAGTAGCATTTGATGAAGGATTCAGTACATTAGTGtgataaacatatatttaatttgtaacAGGATGATCTTCCTGTGTCGGAGCTCTTGCCTTTCCAGAGAAACAGCACTCTTCCTTCAAAAGTTCTTCACTGGATGCAAAATGTTGACCTAAGAACGACTCCACTACCTCTGGTTATTATGCAGTACTGTCTAACCGCCTACATTCAGAAACAGGTGAATAAAGATAAACCCTATGACAATTCCAGGATTAACActatgataatatatatttgcTTTATTTTGAATAGAACAGGTAGATTATATTGGAGTGAATATGTTGTTAAAGTTGATGAATGAATGGAGGTTGATGGAAGAGCTTGCAGTGCTGCGAGCAATATACTTGTTAGGCTCAGGTATTGGATTATTatactttattttgttttctatatACAGGATGCAGTTGATAAACTTTGAGCTACAGGTCACACAACAACATAGAATAACACGAGTCGCATAAATTTTGCCATATATATTGTTTGGTGGACATTGAGCATCACAGCTCACTAAGCAAGCAATATAATTGTAAATTTACTGTAATACCCTTTGTAATGTATTCTggtacacacacatatatatcaTAATATGAAAGAGTGTAGTAATTAAGTAGGAAATAAAATGGGTATTTTTGTAAGTTACATAATTTGTTTTTGGGACGAAAGGTCGTGCTTTAGTTTTTAATGCAAGAAGATTTTGGATTTGTGTTGTCCCTCGATCGTTATTTGGTTCtgatgtatgattttttttttttaaatcaaatatgtAACAAATTACTTGTGTTGTTGAGTCTCTTACTTTCTTGcaaatcaaacaaattcatAGTACAttgcatcataattttttaataacattaTGTTGGGTGAGAGGCATATCATATATTCATATCTTTGGCTgtatttttactttcttgcaAATCAAATGGGTACATAGTATATACTGTgcttcaaaatattttgtaagTTTAGGTTGGGTAGGGGTCATATTGGTATACTATCAATGTTTTCTGTATTGATATTTTGTCTTGTGCAGGCGATTTGCTACAACACTTTTCAACCGTCATTTTCGATAAATTGGATAAGGGTGAAACATgggatgatgattttgaattaaaCACAATATTACAGGTAGAGTTTCTTGATTTTGTTTAATTGTGTACTTTGGTAGTTATTAGAATTTGAGTCAGGCCTATTTTTAACCCAAAAGCTAGCTCAAGAGATGGGGATTATGTAAgtcctataaatatttttttggccaTACCTCTTGTTAAAATGGGATCTCAACACCCCCCTCACACCTGAGATTGGATATGTGGAAAGTGAACTTTGTAGGATTAATATCTATAGGTGGCCCAATATTTGGACTAGGATAGACCTTATATCATAGAATTTGGGTTAAACCTAActcaattttcaaagttagctCAAGAAATGGAGATTGCTTAAGACTTGTTAGAACTACTTTGCCCACATTGGTTATTAAAATTGGACCAGGAAATTACTTCCAAGTTCTAGTTTCTTGtatcaaattatatttaaatttattcctAGGTTCGAGAATTAAAGGAATGGATCATAATACAAATGCTCCGTAAGTGAAAAAAGGCCACACCGCCATAGTTTGTTGATTAGTTGCATATGGATAGAGTAAATTTATAGCGTGTAAGAAAACTACAGAGTACCTTAGACCAAGTGCAATGGGATAGTTGAAAGCCAAGTTCAACATGTTGAACCATTAGAAGAGGGTGTTGAAGATGAGATAAAAATGATGTGGAGGAGAGAGGAGTTGAATGAGTTCAACATTGTTGAACTTGGAGAGAGAAATATTTTGTGGATAAAGTGGGTGACACGTGTAATCTTCTGATTGGTTGCCTGAATTTTTGTCATCTTAATAATTtgaactcaattatttcattgcaaaataattttaaatttttttttttcccaaaatttatgattttttttttgtctataaatagagacttggttcatttgatttggacacaaaaaaaaaaaccaagtttttcactatcttaatcttgttattatctttctattagcttttcttttgaagttttaatctttttttagtgaaaataaattatttaaataaattttgtttttccaaaaaaactaaaaaaataaattgttaagtgtttattattttaatttaattataatcgataattgtaattttatgtaaaaaaagaaaatataaaattaaataagaatatgaaataaaaagtggtggggtagagtgttgaatgaaaaactattggagagggtaaaagttgaatgagtcttgaataagagaga
It encodes:
- the LOC11435183 gene encoding gamma-tubulin complex component 5 isoform X2, with the translated sequence MGAESHHPQTLIHKIYAPFSNEFPFATPLPSLKTNELELVRGVLRMLQGFSSSLFSWNHNENRFRINNGVYVTHLSLKSLHSLLNQFLHAATCLQIVEITVKKVETSMPRPNPTLNAFVASASSWLKRLRNVALKEEVSMNNADVVFTPTLLGFKNSLSSLCSGAEFLLQIVHEAIPDVYFEFGASVPAADLAVHVLDYLHKKLEEMCLVQGGEEEAYLTVLYMYVESLLPYIEGLDSWLFDGILDDPSDQMFFFANKEVSVAEAEFWEKSCLIRKLQHRKSDTELSSTIYAGDSIPASNEKKEMGMRDSISLSSTIKGKDQSVRDCPACPLFIKDLAKSIISAGKSLQLMRHAPSSLAACSKGSNFKFGSTKSLNYGLSPSHRVAGLTLSEIFSVSLAGLIGHGDHVCKYFCQDDWHESVSVSSFVSYLNLNAEKKDNQNLTAPPYSEKIWYKFLIDTLSQKRSADLKPKYEDINNGNGDSRGDKVVEDKLFLLRSCLQNPVITVCRKTIGNSRDSLKTLNLSRKFCLPSLNDEGLRKAIFGGESTSFSDSEGTNYTFGFQYDESKFIHSQDKRKLLETLFPFPTILPAVQDDLPVSELLPFQRNSTLPSKVLHWMQNVDLRTTPLPLVIMQYCLTAYIQKQVDYIGVNMLLKLMNEWRLMEELAVLRAIYLLGSGDLLQHFSTVIFDKLDKGETWDDDFELNTILQESIRNSADCMLLSAPDSLVVSITKNIVESDGEASTSGSVLGTHKSRVNNLGMNGLDMLKFTYKVPWPLELIANTEAIKKYNQVMRFLLKVKRAKFVLDKVRRWMWKGRGSTTNNRKHHWLVEQKLLHFVDAFHQYVMDRVYHSAWRELCESMTVAKSLDEVIEAHEAYMLSIQRQCFVVPDKLGALIASRVNIILGLALDFYTIQQTLKSGGAVSAIKARCEMEVDRIEKQFDDCIAFLLRVLSFKLNVGHFPHLADLVTRINYNYFYMSANGNLMTTSGPGSVASRLGKASG
- the LOC11435183 gene encoding uncharacterized protein isoform X3, yielding MGAESHHPQTLIHKIYAPFSNEFPFATPLPSLKTNELELVRGVLRMLQGFSSSLFSWNHNENRFRINNGVYVTHLSLKSLHSLLNQFLHAATCLQIVEITVKKVETSMPRPNPTLNAFVASASSWLKRLRNVALKEEVSMNNADVVFTPTLLGFKNSLSSLCSGAEFLLQIVHEAIPDVYFEFGASVPAADLAVHVLDYLHKKLEEMCLVQGGEEEAYLTVLYMYVESLLPYIEGLDSWLFDGILDDPSDQMFFFANKEVSVAEAEFWEKSCLIRKLQHRKSDTELSSTIYAGDSIPASNEKKEMGMRDSISLSSTIKGKDQSVRDCPACPLFIKDLAKSIISAGKSLQLMRHAPSSLAACSKGSNFKFGSTKSLNYGLSPSHRVAGLTLSEIFSVSLAGLIGHGDHVCKYFCQDDWHESVSVSSFVSYLNLNAEKKDNQNLTAPPYSEKIWYKFLIDTLSQKRSADLKPKYEDINNGNGDSRGDKVVEDKLFLLRSCLQNPVITVCRKTIGNSRDSLKTLNLSRKFCLPSLNDEGLRKAIFGGESTSFSDSEGTNYTFGFQYDESKFIHSQDKRKLLETLFPFPTILPAVQDDLPVSELLPFQRNSTLPSKVLHWMQNVDLRTTPLPLVIMQYCLTAYIQKQVDYIGVNMLLKLMNEWRLMEELAVLRAIYLLGSGDLLQHFSTVIFDKLDKGETWDDDFELNTILQMVLAPSLCLANFIKMNYHWALHAM